One region of Flavobacterium sp. KACC 22763 genomic DNA includes:
- a CDS encoding aldehyde dehydrogenase family protein yields MKTIDKIYINGEFVTPKGTEYFNLISPTTNEKLGKVRLGNTEDTQNAIEAAKNAFKTFSKTTASERIQHLKNIKSSIEKRKTDFVNIMVEEYGGTFQFASVSYEYMLKGFDSAINLLNSYDFIKTMGQSEVQMTPIGVVGIIIPWNSSNGFISSKLATAIVAGCTTVIKPSEMSAQQTQLMTECLHDAQLPKGIVNIVNGLGEVVGAEISRNPDIAKISFTGSTNVGKIIAKEAVNTMKRVTLELGGKSPNIILDDADLSKAIPLALGAAFMNSGQACIAGTRLLIPEDRLDEVKLLIKETASNFIVGDPKNPNTAVGPMVSEKQYNRVQDYIQIGINEGAEILIGGLGKPEGLENGNFVKPTIFTNVNNQMRIAKEEIFGPVLSIITYKTEEEAIEIANDTTYGLQAYVSSSDSKRAYNVASQINAGRVQVNGISHDPMAPFGGFKQSGIGREFGTIGLEAYLEPRALIQPK; encoded by the coding sequence ATGAAAACAATAGACAAAATTTACATTAATGGAGAATTTGTTACTCCTAAGGGAACAGAATATTTCAATCTTATCAGCCCTACAACAAATGAAAAATTAGGAAAAGTCCGTTTAGGAAACACAGAAGACACTCAAAACGCAATTGAAGCAGCCAAAAATGCTTTCAAAACTTTTTCAAAAACCACAGCCTCAGAAAGAATCCAACACCTTAAAAACATCAAATCTTCTATTGAAAAAAGAAAAACCGATTTTGTAAACATAATGGTCGAAGAATATGGAGGAACATTTCAATTTGCATCAGTAAGTTATGAATACATGCTAAAAGGATTCGACTCAGCAATTAACCTACTAAACAGCTACGATTTTATCAAAACAATGGGACAATCCGAAGTTCAAATGACTCCAATCGGCGTTGTTGGAATCATAATCCCATGGAATTCCAGCAACGGATTTATTTCTAGCAAACTAGCAACAGCAATTGTTGCGGGATGCACAACCGTTATAAAACCTAGCGAAATGAGCGCGCAACAAACACAATTAATGACAGAATGCTTACATGACGCACAACTCCCAAAAGGAATAGTAAACATCGTAAATGGATTAGGAGAAGTTGTCGGCGCAGAAATAAGCAGAAACCCAGATATCGCCAAAATATCTTTTACAGGATCTACAAACGTCGGAAAAATAATTGCAAAAGAAGCTGTCAACACTATGAAAAGAGTCACGCTTGAACTTGGCGGAAAATCTCCAAACATTATTCTAGACGACGCTGACCTCTCAAAAGCCATTCCGCTTGCGCTTGGAGCAGCATTTATGAATAGCGGACAAGCCTGTATTGCCGGAACTAGATTATTAATTCCAGAAGACAGATTAGACGAGGTAAAACTTCTTATAAAAGAAACAGCCTCAAACTTTATTGTTGGAGATCCTAAAAATCCAAATACCGCAGTTGGGCCAATGGTTAGCGAAAAACAATACAATCGTGTTCAAGATTATATTCAGATCGGAATCAATGAAGGCGCAGAAATACTGATAGGCGGATTAGGAAAACCAGAAGGATTAGAAAACGGAAATTTCGTTAAACCAACAATCTTTACAAACGTAAACAATCAAATGCGCATTGCAAAAGAAGAAATATTTGGCCCTGTTCTATCTATTATCACTTATAAAACGGAAGAGGAAGCAATTGAAATCGCCAATGACACCACTTACGGATTACAAGCATACGTAAGTTCATCAGATTCAAAAAGAGCCTATAATGTCGCTTCGCAAATTAATGCTGGTCGCGTACAAGTTAATGGAATCAGCCACGATCCGATGGCTCCTTTTGGCGGATTTAAACAATCTGGAATCGGACGCGAGTTCGGAACAATTGGCCTAGAAGCATACTTAGAGCCAAGAGCATTGATTCAGCCAAAATAA
- a CDS encoding universal stress protein, with protein sequence MKRILVPTDFSEHAEDALRVAAQIAKKNNSELILLHMLELPQQSNDAIMGGTSIPETMLFMKKANETLDEVASKSYLEGIPVTEIVKMDKPIHGITQISKDYDIDLIIMGSHGSSGVEELLIGSNTEKVVRNSEIPVLVIKKNIPNFNASDIVFASDFSDEAKKPFEKLLNFTKLFDSKLHLVTICTPNSFKPTHVSEKAMNDFVEEFNITNYTTQIYNDTNIEKGIINFSNRINADVIGMCTHGRTGFAHFFNGSISEGLVNHAVKPVITLKI encoded by the coding sequence ATGAAACGAATTTTAGTACCTACCGACTTCTCAGAACATGCAGAAGACGCTTTAAGAGTTGCCGCTCAAATCGCAAAAAAGAACAATTCTGAACTCATTCTTCTCCACATGCTTGAATTGCCACAGCAATCAAACGATGCTATAATGGGCGGGACCAGCATCCCCGAAACCATGCTTTTTATGAAGAAAGCAAACGAAACGCTAGACGAAGTTGCTTCTAAAAGTTATCTAGAAGGAATTCCGGTAACTGAAATTGTAAAAATGGACAAACCCATACACGGAATAACACAAATAAGCAAAGACTACGATATTGACCTAATTATAATGGGCTCCCATGGCTCTTCTGGTGTTGAAGAACTCTTAATAGGCTCCAACACAGAAAAAGTAGTTAGAAACTCAGAAATTCCTGTTTTAGTCATCAAGAAAAACATTCCAAATTTTAATGCTTCCGATATTGTTTTTGCTTCTGATTTTTCTGATGAAGCAAAAAAACCATTTGAAAAACTTTTAAACTTCACCAAGTTATTTGATTCAAAACTGCATTTGGTTACCATTTGCACACCCAACAGCTTCAAACCAACTCACGTGAGCGAAAAAGCAATGAATGATTTTGTAGAAGAATTTAACATCACCAATTACACCACCCAAATTTATAATGACACCAATATTGAAAAAGGAATTATAAATTTCTCTAACAGAATAAACGCCGATGTTATCGGAATGTGCACACACGGCAGAACTGGTTTCGCACATTTCTTTAACGGAAGCATTAGCGAAGGCTTGGTTAATCATGCTGTTAAACCCGTTATAACATTAAAAATCTAA
- the infB gene encoding translation initiation factor IF-2, producing the protein MSEERVIRINKVLRELNISLERAVDYLKDKGIAIDANPNAKISDSEFNILQSQFAGDKGNKEASKEVGEEKRKEKEALRVEREKEIEDKRRQEEERQKQQEIIKARAVVSGPVQVGKIDLNPKKPAITPSEETAKVEEPKVVAAPVQPEKPVQNKTVKSEPVVSTPVSETKKEEPIITEKKEVKAESKVAQEPIVSTDPTTSEETITTQYQKLTGTTLTGQTIDLSQFNKPKKKKEDPKAAQNKPGAPGVGNNNNANKNKRKRIGPKPGTPGAPKPATGNAPGTPNPNKPAQGNNGGGFNANRSQRPGFVKGNRPAIVAKVEPTEEEVKNQIRETLEKLQGKGGKSKAAKYRRDKRETHRQKSDDEQRALDEGSKTIKVTEFVTVGEIAIMMDVPITKVIGTCMSLGIMVTMNQRLDAETLTIVADEFGYDVEFITVDIEEAIEVVEDREEDLVTRAPIVTVMGHVDHGKTSLLDYIRKENVIAGESGGITQHIGAYGVTLDNGQKIAFLDTPGHEAFTAMRARGAQVTDIAIIVVAADDDIMPQTKEAISHAQAAGVPIIFAINKIDKPNANVDKIKERLAGMNLLVEDWGGKIQSHDISAKVGTGVKELLEKVLLEAEILDLKANPNKAAQGTVVEAYLDKGKGYVSTILVQQGTLKIGDYMLAGKHHGKVKAMHDERGHTILSAGPSTPVSVLGLDGAPTAGDKFNVFEDEKEAKQIASKRSQLMREQSVRTQRHITLDEIGRRIALGQFKELNVILKGDVDGSVEALSDSFSKLSTEEVQINIIHKGVGAITETDVNLASASDAIIIGFNVRPAGNARQLADKEEIDIRYYSIIYAAIDDLKDAMEGMLAPEMKEEVLGNAEIREIFKISKVGSIAGCMVTDGKILRTSKIRVIRDGVVVHTGELVALKRFKDDVKEVTKGYDCGIQIKGFNDIEINDVIEAYHEVAIKKKLK; encoded by the coding sequence ATGTCTGAAGAGAGAGTAATAAGAATAAACAAGGTTTTAAGGGAATTAAATATTTCGTTAGAAAGAGCTGTGGATTATCTAAAAGATAAGGGAATTGCTATTGATGCAAATCCAAATGCAAAAATTTCTGATAGCGAATTTAATATCCTTCAAAGCCAATTTGCGGGCGATAAGGGGAATAAGGAGGCTTCTAAAGAGGTTGGAGAAGAGAAAAGAAAGGAAAAAGAAGCATTGCGTGTAGAGCGTGAGAAAGAAATTGAAGACAAACGCAGACAAGAAGAAGAGCGTCAAAAACAGCAAGAAATAATTAAAGCGAGAGCGGTTGTTTCGGGACCTGTACAAGTTGGTAAAATTGACTTAAATCCAAAAAAACCTGCGATTACTCCTTCTGAGGAAACAGCTAAGGTTGAAGAGCCAAAAGTTGTTGCTGCGCCTGTGCAGCCAGAAAAGCCTGTTCAAAATAAAACAGTAAAATCTGAACCAGTTGTTTCAACTCCTGTTTCTGAAACTAAAAAAGAAGAACCTATTATTACTGAGAAAAAAGAAGTTAAAGCAGAATCTAAAGTTGCTCAGGAGCCTATCGTGTCTACTGATCCAACAACTTCAGAGGAAACTATTACGACTCAATATCAAAAGCTTACAGGAACTACTCTTACAGGTCAAACAATTGATTTATCTCAATTTAATAAACCTAAGAAAAAGAAAGAAGATCCTAAAGCGGCTCAGAATAAACCTGGAGCTCCTGGAGTTGGCAATAATAATAACGCAAATAAAAATAAGCGTAAAAGAATTGGTCCAAAACCGGGTACGCCTGGTGCGCCAAAACCTGCTACGGGTAATGCGCCTGGTACGCCAAATCCAAATAAGCCTGCTCAAGGTAATAATGGCGGAGGTTTTAATGCTAACAGAAGCCAAAGACCTGGTTTTGTAAAAGGAAACCGTCCTGCAATTGTGGCTAAAGTTGAGCCAACAGAAGAAGAAGTAAAAAACCAAATTAGAGAAACTCTTGAAAAACTTCAAGGTAAAGGAGGAAAATCTAAAGCGGCAAAATATAGAAGAGATAAAAGAGAAACGCACCGTCAGAAATCTGATGATGAGCAAAGAGCTCTTGACGAAGGAAGTAAAACAATTAAAGTTACAGAGTTCGTTACGGTAGGTGAAATTGCTATCATGATGGATGTGCCGATTACTAAAGTAATTGGAACTTGTATGTCTCTTGGTATCATGGTTACCATGAACCAGCGTTTAGATGCTGAAACATTAACAATTGTTGCTGACGAGTTTGGTTACGACGTTGAATTCATTACAGTAGATATCGAAGAAGCGATTGAAGTTGTAGAAGATAGAGAAGAAGACTTAGTAACAAGAGCGCCAATTGTGACAGTAATGGGTCACGTTGACCACGGTAAAACATCTTTACTAGATTATATCCGTAAAGAAAATGTAATTGCTGGTGAGTCTGGAGGTATTACTCAGCACATTGGAGCGTATGGAGTTACTTTAGATAATGGGCAAAAAATTGCATTCTTAGATACTCCGGGTCACGAGGCGTTTACCGCGATGCGTGCACGTGGAGCTCAAGTTACCGATATCGCTATTATCGTAGTGGCGGCGGATGATGATATCATGCCACAAACAAAAGAAGCAATTTCTCACGCACAAGCTGCGGGAGTGCCAATTATATTTGCGATCAATAAAATTGATAAACCAAACGCGAATGTTGATAAAATTAAAGAGCGTTTGGCTGGTATGAATTTACTTGTTGAAGATTGGGGTGGAAAAATTCAGTCACATGATATTTCTGCAAAAGTCGGAACAGGGGTTAAGGAATTGCTAGAGAAAGTTTTATTAGAAGCAGAGATCTTAGATCTAAAAGCAAATCCAAATAAAGCGGCTCAAGGAACTGTTGTTGAAGCTTACTTAGATAAAGGAAAAGGATATGTTTCTACAATTTTAGTACAACAAGGTACTTTGAAAATTGGAGATTATATGTTAGCTGGTAAACACCATGGTAAAGTAAAAGCAATGCATGATGAAAGAGGGCATACTATTTTAAGTGCTGGCCCTTCGACTCCGGTATCTGTTTTAGGTTTAGATGGAGCTCCAACAGCGGGTGATAAGTTTAATGTATTTGAAGACGAAAAAGAAGCAAAACAAATTGCATCTAAACGTTCTCAATTAATGCGTGAGCAGTCAGTTCGTACACAAAGACATATTACACTTGATGAGATTGGACGTCGTATCGCTCTTGGTCAGTTTAAAGAATTGAACGTAATTCTTAAAGGAGACGTGGACGGTTCTGTTGAAGCATTATCAGACTCGTTCTCTAAACTTTCTACAGAAGAAGTTCAAATCAATATTATACATAAAGGAGTTGGTGCGATTACAGAAACTGATGTTAACTTAGCTTCTGCATCAGACGCGATCATTATCGGATTTAACGTTCGTCCTGCTGGAAATGCTAGACAGCTTGCAGATAAAGAAGAAATTGATATCCGTTACTATTCTATCATTTATGCGGCAATCGATGACTTGAAAGATGCGATGGAAGGAATGTTAGCGCCAGAGATGAAAGAAGAAGTTTTAGGTAATGCAGAAATTCGTGAGATTTTCAAAATTTCTAAAGTCGGTTCAATTGCTGGATGTATGGTAACGGACGGTAAAATCTTGAGAACTTCTAAAATTAGAGTTATTAGAGATGGAGTTGTTGTTCATACTGGTGAATTAGTTGCCTTGAAGCGTTTCAAAGACGATGTGAAAGAAGTAACTAAAGGTTACGATTGTGGTATCCAAATAAAAGGATTTAATGATATCGAAATTAATGACGTTATCGAAGCTTATCACGAAGTAGCAATCAAGAAGAAATTGAAATAA
- the rimP gene encoding ribosome assembly cofactor RimP, giving the protein MTFKEKVNGLITEALLEKPSVFLVDLAVSDSFKISVGLDGDNGVALQDCIDISRAIENNLDREEQDFSLEVASVGVGTPLKMIRQYKKNVGRTLIVTTNTEKIEAELVEANDVFIILSWKAREPKKVGKGKETVQKEQQIPYTEIKEAVVTVTF; this is encoded by the coding sequence ATGACATTTAAAGAAAAAGTAAACGGATTAATTACGGAAGCTCTTCTGGAAAAACCATCAGTCTTTTTGGTTGATTTGGCAGTTTCGGATTCTTTTAAAATTAGTGTTGGTTTAGACGGAGATAATGGAGTAGCGCTACAAGACTGTATTGACATTAGTCGTGCAATCGAGAATAATCTAGATCGTGAAGAGCAGGATTTTTCGCTAGAAGTAGCATCGGTTGGAGTAGGAACTCCTCTTAAAATGATAAGACAATACAAGAAAAATGTTGGTAGAACGTTGATTGTTACCACAAATACGGAAAAAATAGAAGCAGAATTAGTAGAAGCTAATGATGTTTTTATAATTTTGTCTTGGAAAGCAAGAGAACCGAAAAAAGTAGGAAAAGGAAAAGAAACAGTTCAAAAAGAGCAACAAATACCTTATACAGAAATTAAAGAGGCAGTTGTTACGGTAACATTTTAA
- a CDS encoding DUF4920 domain-containing protein has translation MKKGFYSMILFVCFSALSFAQDAVEKAAPPKGEALVGDYYGENISNALVAKAITVEELGQDLKVVNKLENVAVKGEVLDVCPKRGCWVSVKTEDGTSFFVKMKDYAFFVPTALKGKNVILEGSVERKVTSVEELKHYAKDAKKTKSEIEAIKAPKEEIRFLASGIKVVN, from the coding sequence ATGAAAAAAGGATTTTATTCGATGATTTTATTTGTGTGTTTTTCCGCTTTGTCTTTTGCACAAGATGCTGTAGAAAAAGCAGCGCCGCCGAAAGGGGAAGCGTTGGTGGGAGATTATTATGGAGAAAATATTTCGAACGCTCTGGTAGCAAAAGCGATTACAGTTGAAGAGCTAGGGCAAGATTTAAAAGTTGTAAATAAATTGGAAAATGTTGCTGTAAAGGGAGAGGTTTTAGACGTCTGTCCTAAAAGAGGCTGCTGGGTGAGTGTTAAGACGGAAGACGGGACGTCTTTCTTTGTTAAAATGAAGGATTATGCTTTTTTTGTGCCAACTGCATTAAAAGGTAAAAATGTGATTTTGGAGGGCAGTGTGGAAAGAAAAGTTACTTCGGTCGAAGAGTTGAAACACTATGCGAAAGATGCTAAAAAGACAAAATCGGAGATTGAGGCTATTAAAGCACCGAAAGAAGAAATTCGTTTTTTAGCTAGTGGAATTAAAGTGGTAAACTAG
- the nusA gene encoding transcription termination factor NusA — translation MENLALIDSFSEFKDNKLIDRVTLMAILEDVFRNALKKKYGSDENFDIIINPDKGDMEIWRRRVIVADEDLDFENEEITLTEARKIEADFEIGEEVSEEVKLIDLGRRAILALRQNLISKIHEHDNTNLYKQFKDIIGDIYTAEVHHVRPRVVILVDDEGNEIVLPKEKQIPSDFFRKGDNVRGIIESVELKGNKPQIIMSRTSEKFLEKLFEQEIPEVFDGLITVKNVVRIPGEKAKVAVDSYDDRIDPVGACVGMKGSRIHGIVRELGNENIDVINYTNNIQLFITRALSPAKVSSIKIDEDNKRAEVFLKLEEVSKAIGRGGHNIKLAGQLTGYELDVIREGDVAGTVADEDDVELTEFSDEIEEWVIEEFAKIGLDTAKSILKHDVEDLVRRTDLEEETILDVMKILKEEFDN, via the coding sequence ATGGAAAATTTAGCATTAATCGATTCATTCTCAGAGTTTAAAGACAATAAACTTATTGATCGTGTAACGCTTATGGCAATTTTAGAGGACGTATTTAGAAATGCATTAAAGAAAAAATACGGTTCAGATGAAAATTTCGATATCATTATTAATCCTGATAAAGGAGATATGGAAATTTGGAGAAGAAGAGTAATTGTTGCTGATGAGGATCTTGATTTTGAAAATGAGGAAATTACATTGACTGAAGCAAGAAAAATTGAAGCGGATTTTGAAATTGGTGAAGAGGTTTCTGAAGAAGTAAAGTTGATTGATTTAGGAAGAAGAGCTATCTTAGCGCTTCGTCAGAATCTTATATCTAAAATTCACGAACACGATAATACAAATTTATACAAACAGTTTAAAGATATTATCGGGGATATTTATACAGCAGAAGTGCACCACGTACGTCCTAGAGTAGTTATCTTGGTTGATGATGAAGGAAATGAAATTGTGCTTCCAAAAGAAAAACAGATTCCTTCAGATTTCTTCCGTAAAGGAGATAATGTTCGTGGAATTATTGAAAGCGTTGAATTAAAAGGAAACAAACCTCAAATTATTATGTCTAGAACTTCAGAGAAGTTTTTAGAGAAATTATTTGAGCAAGAAATTCCAGAAGTTTTTGACGGTTTAATTACGGTGAAAAATGTAGTTCGTATTCCTGGTGAAAAAGCAAAAGTAGCTGTTGATTCTTACGATGATAGAATTGATCCAGTTGGAGCTTGTGTGGGAATGAAAGGTTCTCGTATTCACGGAATTGTTCGCGAATTAGGAAATGAAAATATTGATGTAATCAATTATACAAACAATATTCAATTATTTATAACAAGAGCTTTAAGCCCTGCCAAAGTTTCTTCAATCAAAATCGATGAAGATAACAAACGAGCTGAAGTGTTCTTGAAATTAGAAGAGGTTTCTAAAGCAATTGGTAGAGGTGGTCACAATATCAAACTAGCAGGTCAGTTGACAGGTTATGAATTAGATGTTATTCGTGAAGGAGATGTTGCCGGTACTGTTGCAGATGAAGACGATGTTGAATTAACAGAGTTCTCAGATGAGATCGAAGAGTGGGTAATTGAAGAGTTTGCAAAAATCGGTTTGGATACTGCAAAAAGTATCTTGAAACACGACGTAGAAGATTTAGTAAGAAGAACAGACTTAGAAGAGGAAACGATTCTAGATGTTATGAAGATACTAAAAGAAGAGTTTGATAATTAA
- a CDS encoding SPOR domain-containing protein — protein sequence MRILSPSKSLLLTITTIAFAHNINAQDQNLTLNQDPKFEQLLNEKRKINTSINTNDTYRIQIFSGKSDEAKKTLSDFKRENSDIDGTIIFSTPNYKVIVGNFKTRIEAERNLAEIKKRYKSVFLLKPGK from the coding sequence ATGAGAATTTTAAGTCCTTCAAAAAGCCTTTTATTAACAATTACAACGATTGCTTTCGCACACAATATTAATGCTCAAGACCAAAATTTAACACTGAATCAAGATCCTAAATTTGAGCAATTACTAAACGAGAAACGCAAAATTAACACGTCAATAAATACAAACGACACTTACAGAATCCAAATCTTTAGCGGCAAAAGCGATGAAGCAAAAAAAACGTTATCGGATTTCAAAAGAGAAAACTCAGATATTGACGGAACAATCATTTTCAGCACTCCAAATTACAAAGTAATTGTTGGAAATTTTAAAACCAGAATAGAAGCTGAAAGAAATTTGGCAGAGATCAAAAAAAGATATAAAAGTGTTTTCTTACTTAAACCAGGGAAGTAA